In Carya illinoinensis cultivar Pawnee chromosome 16, C.illinoinensisPawnee_v1, whole genome shotgun sequence, a single window of DNA contains:
- the LOC122298786 gene encoding protein FAR1-RELATED SEQUENCE 5-like: MGEEEDGRPPGPPGPSTSTQGYHGTGLPYGPPYMMPTYPNPYPYTWGSQHFAMPPFGPTMPYPMSRNLDELREGEDTTQREMPHDEPTMRNPNFPSGSSSMQFSVESEENVTRETSPVINLESPNAEEMFEDSDEDNKVEPPKAGMKFGSDKEVLVYYKRYAKQEGFGVIIRRTKRDIDGSPKYVTISCARGGKYYPSVDRNLSKPRPTTKTDCKAKVNARLVNGEWVLTSVDLVHNHSTVSPKKSRFFLAQ, translated from the exons ATGGGCGAAGAGGAAGATGGAAGGCCACCCGGGCCTCCCGGGCCTTCTACATCGACCCAG gGATATCATGGTACTGGACTTCCATATGGCCCGCCATATATGATGCCTACATATCCAAATCCATATCCGTATACTTGGGGTAGCCAG CATTTCGCCATGCCACCCTTTGGGCCAACCATGCCATACCCTATGTCGAGAAATCTGGATGAGCTGAGAGAAGGTGAAGATACAACCCAG CGGGAGATGCCGCATGATGAACCAACAATGCGAAATCCAAATTTCCCAAGTGGCTCATCATCTATGCAATTTAGTGTTGAAAGTGAAGAGAATGTAACCCGGG AAACTTCACCCGTCATAAACTTGGAATCCCCAAATGCGGAGGAGATGTTTGAAGATTCAGACGAAGATAATAAAGTTGAGCCTCCGAAAGCTGGTATGAAATTTGGGTCTGATAAAGAGGTTTTAGTGTATTACAAACGATATGCCAAACAAGAGGGTTTTGGTGTTATTATAAGAAGGACGAAGAGAGATATAGATGGGAGTCCAAAGTATGTGACGATATCGTGTGCACGTGGCGGAAAGTACTATCCTAGTGTCGATCGCAATTTATCAAAGCCACGGCCGACGACAAAAACGGATTGTAAGGCGAAGGTTAATGCTCGCCTTGTGAATGGGGAATGGGTGTTGACCAGTGTCGATCTAGTTCACAATCATAGTACTGTTAGCCCTAAGAAATCCCGATTTTTTCTTGCTCAATAA